DNA sequence from the Stenotrophomonas sp. 24(2023) genome:
GGTGCGGACAGTGTCGATGGCTGCGACAACCCGGCCGGTTCCCTTTTCATCCATGGCCAGCAGGCCACCGAAGCGGCGATGACGGTCGCCTCGGCTGCGATGGTCACCGGTGGCGGCACGATGTGCACCACCACCATGTCGGTGGTCGACCACTGCCTGTGCTGCTGATGTAAGCGTGCCGCGGCGCGCAGCCCCGTGCTGCGCGCCGTTTCCATGCCCTTCCCTGCATCCACACCGGACACCCCATGACCGCACATTCGGCCACGGCTTCGCTTGCCCGCATCGTCACGCATTTCCTGGCCGACACCTGCATTGCCCTGCGCGCTGGCCTGCAGGCCCTGCAGGGCCCGCTGCACCCGGACGAGATCGAACGGATCGATGGCGAGGCACGGCAGGCGCTGCTGGCCAATGCCCAGCTCAAGCTCAACCGCGTGCTGCTGCTGGAACTGCACGCGGCCGTGCGCTGCGGCCAGATCGATGCCGCTGCCGATGCCGCCACCCAGCATGCACAGTTCGAGGCGCTGGCGACCCATGCGGATTTCCAGGTGCACCTGCGCGCCCGCTACCCGGTACTGCAGGCACGGCTGGAGCGCATGCTCGATGGGCAATGCGAAGCCATCATCGAACTGGCCGCACGCATCGGCAGCGACCGACCGCGCCTGGCCGCCCTGCTCGGCCGTCCCGCTGGCCACCTGCAGCAGCTGGCGCTGGGCCGGGGTGACCTGCACGCCGGGGGCCGCACCGTGGCCCGGGTGCACTTCGACGGCGGCACGGTCATGTACAAGCCCCGTTCGCTGCGTATCGACCATGTGCTGGATGCCCTGCTTGCCGGTGTGTTCGGCGACGATCCCGACCGGGTGCGGGTGCCTGCGGTGATCGACCGTGGCAGCCATGGCTGGGCTGCGTTCGCGCCACACCGCTACTGCGAGGGTGAACCCGAACTGCACCGCTACTACCAGGGGCTGGGCCACTGGCTGGCCATCCTGCGCCTGATCGGCGGCACCGACATCCACCTGGAAAACCTGATCGCCTGCGGCCCGGTGCCGGTCGTGGTCGATGCCGAAAGTGTGTTCGCACCGGTCATCCCGACCACGCCTTCCGGTTACGGCAACGCCCATGACACCGCCGTGGGGCTGATGCGCAACTCGGTGCTGCGCACCGGCATCGTGCCGTTCCGCAGCAGCGGCCTGGGCATGGACGGGGTGGACCTGTCTGCCGCCGGCGCCCTGCCGGGCGAGCAACCGCGCATACGCATTCCGGCCATCGTCGAAAGCGCGGAGGGCCCCGCGCGGCTGGGCATGGTGGAAGCCGAGGTGGCCGTTGCCCAGAACCATCCCAGCCCGCAACCGGATGTCTCCCGCTACTGGGACGACATCAGTGCCGGTTTCATGGCCGCCAGCGAACGCCTGCGCGCACGCGATGCCGATGGCACGCTGGCCCCGCTGCTGGCCTGCTTCGAAGGCTGCCAGGTGCGCGAGGTGCTGCGCCCGACGATGATCTATGCCGAAATGGCCCGCATGCTGTGGCACCCGGCATCACTGCACAAGGAAGCGGCCGCGGTGGAACGGGCGATGGACCTGCTGCAGCGCAATGCCGCCGTGGCCCCGGCGGCACCGGCGTCGGCCGCGGCCGTACGCGCGGAGATCGACGATCTGCGCCATGGCGACATTCCGATCTTCGTGTGCACGCTGGATGCACCACGCATCGCCAGCGTGGTGGACAACTGGCGCAGCATGCGCATCGACCTGGAAGATGTGTCCATCCGCAGCACGCTGGTCGCCACCGATCTGAACCAGCACGCGCTGGCCCGTGCCGAAGCACGTTCGGGCTATTCCTATGCCGCGCGCCATCCGCATGCCGATGCGCTGGACGCCCGCCGGCGCATGCAGGCCGCCACCGCCGCGCGCAACCTGATCCGGCTGTCGGTGCGTGGCAACGATGGAACCCTTACCTGGATCACGCCTGAAGTCACCCGCACCGGCTGGACGGTGCAGCCGGTGCAGCCGGACCTGTACTTCGGCCTGGGCGGCATCGCCTTCGCCCTGGCCGGTTATGCGACGGAAGTGCGGCACGGCCGCGCCGACCCGGTGGCCGGGCTGGACAGCGCACTGGCCGGCGCCATCACGGTGCTGGGCACGATGGCACGGCTGCATGTCCCCGGCACCGACGGCGGTTTTGTCGGCATCGGGTCGCAGGTCTGGGCCTTCGTTGCCCTGCACGACCTGCTGCAGCGCCCGGACCTGCTGGCACAGGCCCGCCAGTGCGCGGCCCGGCTGGAACAGCACGGCTTCGCGCACGCCACCAAGTTCGAGCTGATCGACGGCGTGGCCGGCCTGATCCCACCCTTGATCGCACTGGCCGAGGCCACCGGCGAGGCGCGCTGGCTGGCGCTGGCGGCGCGTGCGGCCGATCGCATGCAGGCTGCGGCCCTCATCGATGGTGATGGCGTGCGCTGGCCGACGCCGCAGTTCAGCACGCCCATCGGCGGTTTCGGCCATGGGGCGATGGGCATGGGCTGGGCCCTGGCGCGGCTGGCCTTGACCGGCGCCGGCACCGCCGCGCAGCGCCAGCAGTGGCAGGCCCTGGCCGACGGCGCCTTCGCCTTCCAGGCCGCCCTGTTCGAGGACCACACCGGGCGCTGGCGCGACCTGCACCTGACCGCTGACCAGAAGGTGTTCCCCACCTGGTGCCATGGCAGTGTCGGCATCGGCCTGGCCGCCGCCGACCTGTATGCGCGCACCGGCGCTCCCACGCACCTGCGTGACCTGCGCCGCGCCGTGGCCGATGCGTCCGGCCAATGGGGCTTCAGCCACACGTTGTGCCATGGCGATCTGTCCACCCGCGAACTGCTGCTGAAGGCGGCCGTGGTGGACCCGCAGGGCTGTCCCTACCCGCAGGACACGGCCGCCATCGAAGTGATCTCCTCGGTGGAGGAGCACCAGGGCATGGTGGGGGGGCTCACCCGTGCGGCCTTCACCCCCGGGCTGATGATCGGGCTGTCCGGGGCGATCTACGGCTTCCTGCGCATGCATCCGCGGTGCCGCCTGCCATCGCCGTTGCTGCTGGAACGTACCGCCACGACGGCCCCCCACGCCGTGGGCGCCCGCCACGGCGCGGACATGGCCAGCGCATGACAGCACGGCCGGCACACGCGCTGCCTGCCTGAAGAATTCAGTCCGGCAGCGCGAAGGACGGCGGCCGCCTGCGTGACCGGTGCGCGGGCCTGCAGGTGTAGGCGATGCCGGTGCTTTGAGGCACCATGGGGGCCCTTGCTCACTGCGCTGGTGACTGCGCCACACGAACAGGCACCGCGGCCGCATCACGCGATGAAGACGGCCCACCTGTTGCAGTAGCGCCATTCCGGCAATTCCAACACGATGTCCGAACCTGCAGCGCCGCCGTCCCGCCTGGACCTGTCCAGCTGCGCACGCGAACCCATCCATACCCCCGGCGCCATCCAGCCTTACGGTGTGCTGCTGGTCGTCCATCCCGGGACACTGCAGGTGGTGGAGCGGGCGGTTTCGCTGCCATCGATGCTCGCCGCCTTCGGTGATCCGCTCGACCACACGGTCGCCCAGGTCCTGGGCGGCGTGCTGGCCCCGTTCCTGCCGCACCTGGAACAGATGCGCCCCGGGGCATCGGCGTTCCTCGGTGGCGTGTACCTGGACGGGCATGGCCGCCACCAGCTGCTGGCGCACCGTTCCACCACGCACCTGCTGCTGGAACTGGAATCGCCGGTGCATGGCGAGCCCGGCTCCCTGGAAGACCTCTACCCTGCGCTGCGCCGGTTCATGGCCGCCATCGAAAAGGCCGCCAGCACCCGCGAGCTGTGCGAGCTGGCGTCGGTCCATGTGCGTGCACTGTGCGGCTTCGACCGCGCCCTGGTCTACCAGTTCGACAAAGGCTTCAATGGCACCGTGGTCGCCGAGGACCGCAACGACGTGCTGCCCTCCTATCTGGACCTGCGCTTCCCCGAATCGGACATCCCGGCGCAGGCCCGCGAACTGTACCGGCGCAACCGGGTCCGGCTGATCGCCGACAGCGACTACCAGCCCGTCGCGCTGCAGCGCAGTGCGGCAATGGCCGGCAGTGCCCCCACCGACCTCAGCCTGGCGTCGCTGCGCAGTGTTTCTCCGGTGCACCTGCAGTACATGCGCAACATGGGCACCGGCGCATCGATGTCGGTCTCGCTGCTCAACGAGGGCCGGCTGTGGGGCCTGGTGTCCTGCCACAGCCAGCAACCACGCCGGGTGCCCTACCACGTACGCACGGCCTGCGAGTTCATCGGGCAGATCCTGTCGCTGCAGATCGCGCTGAAGGAACGCGCCCTGGCGGTGGAGGAACGGGTCGCGCGCCGCGCCACCCTGGTCAAGCTGCTCGGCCGCATGGCCGGCACCGAGGATTTCATGGCCGCCCTGGGCCGCGACAGCGCCAGCCTGCTGGCACTGGCCAACGCGACCGGCGCGGCCATCGTGCACCGCGGTGACTGCGTGCTGCTGGGCCAGGCGCCCAGCCAGGCACAGGTGATGGCGCTGGTGCACTGGATGGCCGGCAGCGGCCAGGGCCACGAGCTGCTGGCCACCGATCACCTCAGCCAGCTGTGGCCGCAAGCCGATGCCTTTGCCGATGTGGCCAGCGGCCTGCTGGCGGTGTCCATTTCCCAGCTGCACGACAGCTTCCTGATGTGGTTCCGGCCGGAGGTGGTGCGCACCGTGCGCTGGGGCGGTGACCCGCGCAAGGCCCCCAGCGCCGGGCAGCCGCTGTCACCGCGCATGTCCTTTGAAGCCTGGAAGGAAACCGTGCACCAGCGCAGCCTGCCCTGGGAGCCGGAGGACCGCGATGCCGCCCTGGAAATGCGCACGGCCATCGTCGATATCGTGCTGCGTAAGGCCGAAGAAATGGCCGAACTCAACGAGCAGCTGCTGCGCAGCAACAAGGAACTGGAGGCATTTTCGTATTCGGTCAGCCATGACCTCCGCGCCCCGTTCCGGCACATCGTCGGCTATTCGGAACTGCTGGGAAGCTCGGCTGCCGACCGGCTGACCGCGACCGAGAAACGCTTCCTGGACACGATCGTCGAATCGGCGAAATCCGCAGGAACGCTGGTCGATGACCTGCTCAGCTTCTCGCAGATGGGGCGTTCGGCCATCGGGCGGGCGCAGGTGGACTGCGCCACGCTGGTGGAGGATGTGCGCCGCAGTCTGGACATGGAATACACCGGCCGCGCCATCACCTGGCGCATGGCCCCCCTGCCCAGCGTGGATGCCGACCCGGCCATGCTGCGCCTGGTCTGGCAGAACCTGCTGTCCAACGCGGTCAAGTTCACCCGCGACCAGCCCGACGCCGTGATCGAAGTCGGCCACGAGCGTGCCGGCGACGAGGACGTGTTCTTCGTCCGCGACAACGGCTGTGGCTTCGACATGCGTTACGTGGACAAGCTGTTCGGGGTGTTCCAGCGGCTGCACCACGTCGAGGAATTCGAAGGTACCGGCATCGGCCTGGCCAATGTCCACCGCATCATTGCCCGCCACGGCGGGCGCACCTGGGCCGAAGGCGAGGTCGGCAAAGGCGCCACCCTGCACTTCAGCCTGCCCCTGTTTTCCGGAGAAGGCCCTTGAAGGACCTGCGACCCATCCTGCTGGTTGAAGACAACCCCAACGACGCCGAATTGACCCTGGCGGCGCTGGCGCGTTGCCAGCTGCTCAATGACGTCACCCACGTGCGTGATGGCGCCGAAGCACTGGACTACCTGCGCTGCCAGGGCCGCTATGCCGAAGCCAGGCACGGTGGCCCGGTGGTGGTGCTGCTGGACCTGAAGCTGCCCAAGATCAATGGCCTGGAAGTGCTCGAAGCGGTACGGCGGGACCCGCAGCTGAGCAGCACGCCCATCGTCATGCTGACCTCTTCGCGGGAGGAACAGGACCTGGTGCGCAGCTACGAACTGGGCGTCAACGCGTTCGTGGTCAAGCCGGTCGATTTCAAGGAGTTCTTCACCGCCATCCAGGGGCTGGGCATGTTCTGGGGCATCACCAACCAGCCCCCGCCGCACCGCAGTGGCACGGGTTCGGGCACGCACCATGAATGAGCCGATGGCCGCCGCCTCCATCCGCATCCTGATGCTGGAAGACAGCGCGCTGGATGCCGAGCTGATCCTGGCCCAGCTCGCCCGCGCCGGGCTGAAGGTGGACAGCCACCGCGTCTGGGCCCGCGATCCATTCATCGACAGCCTCGTCAACGGCCATTTCGACATCATCCTGGCCGACCATGTCCTGCCCGGTTTCGACGGCGACACTGCCCTGGGCCTGGCGCGCGAACTGGCACCCGGCATTCCCTTCATCTTCGTTTCCGGAACGTTGACCGAGGAACTGGCCGTGCAGGCGCTGACCCGTGGCGCGCGCGACTACGTGGTCAAGCAGCGCCTGCAGCGCCTGCCCGATGCCATCACCCGCGCCCTGCAGGAACGCCACGAACGCCACCGCCTGGCCTCCACCGAGCAGGCCCTGCAGGAAAACCGCGATCGCCTGCAGCTGATCGCTGATGCCGTGCCGGCGATGATTTCCCATTTCGGGCTGGATTTCCGCTATCGCTTCGCCAACCGTGCCTACCAGGAATGGCATGGCCTGTCGGCCGGCGAACTGCTGGGCCGCTCCCTGGCCGATGTCGTCGGCTCGGAACTGTTCGCCTGGGCCCTGCCGTACTTCCAGCGCGTGCTGTCCGGTGAACGGGTCAGTTTCGAGGCCAGCCTGCAGCACCACCGCGATGGGCTGCGCCACCTGCAGGTGGACTGCATGCCCGAGATCGCCGCCGATGGCCGGGTGACCGGGTTCACCACGCTGGCCAGCGACATCACCGGCCTCAAGCGCTCCGAACAGCTGCTGCGGCGCGCCAACGGCAACCTGGAGCGCGAGATCGAAGCACGTACCGCCGAACTGCAGACCAGCGAAATGCGGCTGCAGGCGGTGTTCGAGTCCAGCTTCCAGCACCAGGCCCTGCTGGGCACCGATGGCACGCTGCTGGATGCCAACGTCGCCTCGCTGGCGGCCATCCTGGCCTCCAAGGACGAGGTGGTCGGCACCGCCTTCTGCGATTCGGCCTGGTTTGCCGGCACGCCCGGCGCACGTGCGATGGTGGCCAGCGCCGTGGCGGCGGCGACGGCCGGCCACGCATCGCGCCACGAACTGGACCTGGAGCTGCCCACCGGCCTGCGCCGTTTTGATTTTTCCTTCCGCCCCCTGCGCGACCACGACGGGACGACCACCGCCGTGGTGTGGGAAGGCGTGGACACCACGGCACGGCGCGACGCCGAGCACGCCCTGCGGCAATCGCAGAAGATCGAGGCCGTCGGCCAGCTTACCGGCGGCATCGCGCACGACTTCAACAACATCCTGACCGTCATCGCCGGCAACGTCGAACACGCAATGCTGCTCAACGAGCGCAGCGGCACCGCCAGCGCGCCCAGCGCCCGTGCCCTGGACAATGCCCTGAAAGGCGTGATGCGTGCCTCCAGCCTGACCCAGCGCCTGCTGGCCTTCGCCCGCCGCCAACCGCTGCGCAGCGAAGCGGTGGACCTCAACGACCGCGTGCTGGGCATGCAGGACATGCTGCAGCGTGCGCTGGGCGAACTGGTGCGGCTGGAGATCAACACCATGCCGGATGTATGGTGCGCCGAACTGGATGTCAGCCAGCTGGAGGCATCGGTACTGAACCTGGCCGTCAACGCCCGTGACGCCATGCCCGATGGCGGCCATCTGGCCATCGAGATCGACAACGGCCTGCTGGACGAGGATTACGCCGCCCAGTTCCCCGATACCGCCCCGGGCCAGTATGTGATGCTGCGCGTACGCGATTCCGGCCATGGCATGTCCACCGATACGCTCGCGCGGGTATTCGAACCGTTCTTCACCACCAAGCAGGTCGGCCGTGGCACCGGCCTGGGGTTGTCCATGGTGCATGGCTTCGTCAAGCAGTCCGGCGGCCATATCCAGGTGGATTCGCGCGAAGGTGCCGGCACCACCATCACCTTGATGTTCCCGCGTTCGGGCCTGCCGCTGCCGGACGCCCAGCGTGACATCCCGACGGGGCTGGCCGGCTTCGAGCCCCATGAGGAAACGATCCTGGTGGCCGAGGACAACGACGATGTGCGTGCGTACACGGTGGAAGCACTGCGGCAGCTGGGCTACCGCGTGCTGGAAGCGCATGACGGCCCCACGGCGCTGCGCCTGCTCGATCGCCCGGACGTGCGCGTGGACCTGCTGTTTTCCGACGTGGTGATGCCGGGCATGTCCGGCTGGGAGCTGGCGCGCGAAGTCGCCGGACGCCGCCCGGGGCTGCCCGTGCTGTTCACCTCCGGGTACCCGCGCGACCATGGCGCCAGCGGCCGCAACGCCACGCTGCTGGCCAAGCCGTTCACCCGCAGCGACCTGTCCGCCGCCGTGCGCAGCATGCTCGAACCGTCGGCGGCAGCCTGAGCTGGCCGGGTTGAGCGGGCGGGCGTGAGCAGGCGTGCCTGAGCAGGGGTGTTCACGCCGGGGCGTCACCGCCTCGGCCATAGTCGGGCCCTCCCCGCTGCGCCCCGGCCCATGCCCCTGCGATTGCCGTCCCTGCCCGCCCTTGCACGCCCGTCGCGACAGCTGCTGCGGCTCCTGCTGGGCCTGTACGGTTGCTACCTGCTGGCCGGCAATGTCTTCCTCAACACGCCGCTGTTCGACACGGTAACGGACCGCAAGCCACACAAGTTCGTGATGGAGACCGGTCCGGCGATCACGCTCTGGCCGGGCCACATCACCGCCTGGAACGTGCGCATGCGTGGCCACGCCAACCACACCGTGTACGTGCTGCGCGCCGAACGTGCCAGCGGGCGCATTGCCCTGTGGCCGCTGCTGCGGCGCGAAGTGCGCATCCCCCGCATCGAGGCGGTGGGCGTGTCGGCCGAGATCGACCGGGTGGCCAAGGCGGTTCCGCCACCACCGCGCAGCGACCAGGGCTGGACGCTGCGCTTTGACGCGATCCATACCGAAACCCTCTACCGGCTGCGGCTGGGCACCCTGCTGCTGCATGGCCAGGGCCGCGGCACGGTCGGCTTCCTCAAGCAGCTCAAGGGGGGGCCGTCGGAACTGTTCGATTCGCGCGTGCAGTTCAAGCGGGCCTATGCCAGCTACGGCGGCATCCAGCTGCTCAGTGACCTGCAGCTGGACGCGCGCTTCCACTACCCGCGCCACTACCGCGACCAGGCACCGGGCCTGGCCAAGCTGGGCCTGCTTTCCGCCACGCTGGCGCTGGACGCACGCAGCCAGGGCCTGCGCGTGGATACCCAGGGCACCGCCGTGACGCTGGGTGGCACGCCCACCGCCGGCCACCTGCGTGCCACCCTCGGCATGGACCATGGCGCGCTGCGCCCGGGCAGCCACCTGCAGTGGCGGTTGCCGCTGCAGGCCGGTGATGGCGCCCCCGACCGGGGCATGCTGGCGCTGCAGCTGGACACCGCACGGGACATCCGCGTGCAGGCGCGCCTGCCGCGTGATGCAACGACCGGCAGCGAGCTGCAGGCCGACCTGCACGTGGCCACGCGCCGTATTCCCTTCCAGCACCCCGCGCAGCTGCTGCCCCACGTGTCCGGCACCGTCCGGGGACGCTGGCAGTTCACCTCGCTCAACTGGATCGCCGATCTGTTCGTGCGCAAGCCCTGGTTCCGCCTGGACGGTGGTGGCCTGCTGGAAGCCGATCTGCGCGTGCGCGACGGTGAACTGGCCCCGGGCAGTACCGTGGACATTCCCTCGGTGGCGGCCCTGGCCGACGTGGCCGGCGTCCGCCTGCAGGGCACCGCGCAGGCCAGCGGCCGCCTGCAGGAAGGCACACCCAACCAGCTGCGGCTGGCTGTCAGCGTGCCCCGCTTCAAGGCCGCGCCGGCCGACGCGCCGGACACGCTGCTGTTCGACGGGCACGACCTGGCCGTGCTGCTGCAGGGCGACGGGCGGCTGCAGGAGCTGCACCGCAGCGTGCGGGCGAAGGTGGATTTCACCGATGCGCGCGTGCCCGACCTAGCCGCGTACAACCGCTACCTGGGCAAGGGCCAGGTGCGCCTGCTGGGCGGCAGCGGCACGGTCAGCGGCCAGGTGGAACTGGATACCGGCGGTGAGATCGGGCGCGGCAGCGCCGACCTGCGCGGCAGCGGTGCCCGCCTGCAGGTGGGCGGCATCGCCCTGCAGGGGGATGCACAGCTGAAGGCCCGGCTGCAACGGGCGGACATCCGCCACCGCCAGTTCGATCTGGCCGGCACCACGGTGGCCCTACGCAACATCCAGCTTGACGACGCCGGCGACGGGCGCTGGTGGGGCCAGCTGGGCATCCGCCAGGGCCATATCGACGGGACCGCGCCGTTCCAGGTGGACGCCCTGGCCGACCTGCGCCTGCGCGATGCCGCCCCGCTGATGGCGCTGTTCGCCGCGCGGGGCGACTACCCGCGCTGGGCGCTGGGCCTGCTCGACGCGGGCGAGGTGCAGGCCAGCACCCGCCTGCGCTGGCGCCGCGAACACCTGGTGATGGATGCGCTGCAGGCCGAAAACGACCGGTTGTCGGTACGCGCCCGGCTGGACCTGGATGACGCCCGCCGACAGGGCGACCTGTACCTGCGCTGGGGCGTGCTCGGTGCGGCGGTACGCATGGAGGACCGCGGGCGCACCTGGCACCTGGCCGGTGCGCGCGAGTGGTACGACGCCCAACCGGCCCTGCTGCCGCCGATGCCCCCCGCGCAGGCCACCGACTGACGCCCTGGCGGCATGCACGGAAAAGGCCGGGATGCGCTGGCATCCCGGCCCCTGTTCACCGTGCCGCAGCGATCAGGCAGCCTTCATCGCGTGCTTGCGGGCCCGCATCACGTTGTGGCACTCCTGCACCTCCGGCAACCACTGCGTGACGTCCTGGCGTACGGCCGGCGGCAGGTCGTTCTCCTTCAGCACCTCCTTGAACGCGCCCAGCAGTCGGTCTTCGGACTCTTCCAGCTCGGCCACGTAGCCATAGCCGGTATCGCCGAAGGCGGCGCGGACCTTGCCGTAGAACTGCTGCATCGACCCCACCAGGGTGCCATGCTCGGCCGGCGTGCCACCGCTGGCCGCCACCGCCGCACTCAGCGAGGTGACGATGCGGGCTTTCACGCCGGCGATGCGGGTGAACAGGGCCGACAGTTCGGCATCCTTCACCTTGGTGGCGGCTTCCTCGTAGAACGCCTTGCCATCACGGGCGATCTCGATCAGGTCATTGAGGCGGTGTTCGATGGTGGACGGGGTATTCATCGTGAAAGGACTCCTGTGCGGGTAAGAGGCGGCGATACCGTGCGCCGCCTTGGCCACCACCTTGGACGCCGCCATGTCCAGCCGCGGTGAGCAGAGTTTGATGGCCACCTCATCTCCCGCAACCGCAGTGCAACGCCTTCACGTCCTGCCGCGCGGCCTTCACCGCGCGGTGGCATGCCTTACAGCTTCACGAAGCGCTGGATCTTCCGCGCCAGCCAGCCGCTGAAGACCAGCGGCGCGTCCAGCGCGGACACACAGATGCAGGGCACGCCAGGCGTGGTCACCGGCTGGTGCTCCACATCGGCATCCAGATCGGCGACATCGCCGGGTGCGAACAGGCCCAGTGCATCGTTGTAGGCGCCGCGCAGGATCTGGGTCAGCTCGCTGCGGCCGTGGCTGTGCATCGGCAGGCACTTGCCGGGGGCGATGCGCAGCAGGATCAGCTCGGGCATCGCCGGTGCACGGATGCAGTGCACGCCCGGTGCCATCCAGCGCCAGCGCAGTGCCTTGAGCGACGTGCCGAAATGCGGATGCAGCGACACCGGCAGGTGGTCCGGATCGGCCGGCCCGGGGTGCGGGCGCTGCCGCGGCACCGGCGGTGTGCTGTCCGGCACGCCGGGCAACGCGTCGAGCTGGGCCAGCATCGCCGCGCGCAGCCCTGCACGGCCCGGCGTGGCGGCGTCGGGCTGGGTCTGTTCCAGCAGGGCGGCACCGATGGCCTCGGCGTCGCGCAGGCGCTGCCGGCACAGCGGGCACTGTTCCAGGTGTGCACCGGCGACCACGCCCAATGATGCCGGCAGAGCGCCGGCCGCGTAGCTCATCAGCGTGGATTCGTGCAGGTGATGGTGCGGATTCATGCGCCCCCCCCTACTTTGCCCTGCAGCTGCAGGAAGGCACGGCGCAGGTGCGATTTCACCGTACCCAGCGGCATGTCCAGCGCCTGGGCGATCTCGGCATGGCTGCGCGCCTCGAAATAGGACATCCGCACCAGCCGCGCCTGCACGGCGGGCAGCTCGTTGATGCGCTGGCGCAGCCGTGCCTGGTCGGCGAACTGTTCGGCGCTGGTGCGCTCGCCGGGATCGTCCGCGGCCGCCGCCTGCACGGCCTCCTGCACCTGCAGCCAGCTGCGCTCGCGGCGCACCCGGTCGATATGCAGGTTGCGCGCGATGCGGTACAGCCAGGTGCTCAATGCGCTCTGTGCCGGGTCGAACTCGGCCGCGCGCAGCCACAGCCGCAGCAGGCTTTCCTGCGCCAGTTCCTCGGCCACCGCCTCCGGCGCCCCCATGCCGTGCAGGTACACGCACAGCCGTGGCATGAAGTGGTCGTAGATGCGCATGAAGCCGTCACGGTCGCGCCGCCGCGCCACGGCCTCCATGTCGCCGGACCAGTTGCCCGGCGTACTGCTCGGCTGCGGGGAACTGGACACAAGGCGGACCGTGTCGAGGGAAAGGGGAGTTTTGCCGTAGGGAGGGTACATCGGCAGCGCGGTGAACCGGGTGAAATGGCCTGCCCTGTGTACGCAGCACGCACGGGTT
Encoded proteins:
- a CDS encoding response regulator, encoding MAAASIRILMLEDSALDAELILAQLARAGLKVDSHRVWARDPFIDSLVNGHFDIILADHVLPGFDGDTALGLARELAPGIPFIFVSGTLTEELAVQALTRGARDYVVKQRLQRLPDAITRALQERHERHRLASTEQALQENRDRLQLIADAVPAMISHFGLDFRYRFANRAYQEWHGLSAGELLGRSLADVVGSELFAWALPYFQRVLSGERVSFEASLQHHRDGLRHLQVDCMPEIAADGRVTGFTTLASDITGLKRSEQLLRRANGNLEREIEARTAELQTSEMRLQAVFESSFQHQALLGTDGTLLDANVASLAAILASKDEVVGTAFCDSAWFAGTPGARAMVASAVAAATAGHASRHELDLELPTGLRRFDFSFRPLRDHDGTTTAVVWEGVDTTARRDAEHALRQSQKIEAVGQLTGGIAHDFNNILTVIAGNVEHAMLLNERSGTASAPSARALDNALKGVMRASSLTQRLLAFARRQPLRSEAVDLNDRVLGMQDMLQRALGELVRLEINTMPDVWCAELDVSQLEASVLNLAVNARDAMPDGGHLAIEIDNGLLDEDYAAQFPDTAPGQYVMLRVRDSGHGMSTDTLARVFEPFFTTKQVGRGTGLGLSMVHGFVKQSGGHIQVDSREGAGTTITLMFPRSGLPLPDAQRDIPTGLAGFEPHEETILVAEDNDDVRAYTVEALRQLGYRVLEAHDGPTALRLLDRPDVRVDLLFSDVVMPGMSGWELAREVAGRRPGLPVLFTSGYPRDHGASGRNATLLAKPFTRSDLSAAVRSMLEPSAAA
- a CDS encoding type 2 lanthipeptide synthetase LanM family protein, which gives rise to MTAHSATASLARIVTHFLADTCIALRAGLQALQGPLHPDEIERIDGEARQALLANAQLKLNRVLLLELHAAVRCGQIDAAADAATQHAQFEALATHADFQVHLRARYPVLQARLERMLDGQCEAIIELAARIGSDRPRLAALLGRPAGHLQQLALGRGDLHAGGRTVARVHFDGGTVMYKPRSLRIDHVLDALLAGVFGDDPDRVRVPAVIDRGSHGWAAFAPHRYCEGEPELHRYYQGLGHWLAILRLIGGTDIHLENLIACGPVPVVVDAESVFAPVIPTTPSGYGNAHDTAVGLMRNSVLRTGIVPFRSSGLGMDGVDLSAAGALPGEQPRIRIPAIVESAEGPARLGMVEAEVAVAQNHPSPQPDVSRYWDDISAGFMAASERLRARDADGTLAPLLACFEGCQVREVLRPTMIYAEMARMLWHPASLHKEAAAVERAMDLLQRNAAVAPAAPASAAAVRAEIDDLRHGDIPIFVCTLDAPRIASVVDNWRSMRIDLEDVSIRSTLVATDLNQHALARAEARSGYSYAARHPHADALDARRRMQAATAARNLIRLSVRGNDGTLTWITPEVTRTGWTVQPVQPDLYFGLGGIAFALAGYATEVRHGRADPVAGLDSALAGAITVLGTMARLHVPGTDGGFVGIGSQVWAFVALHDLLQRPDLLAQARQCAARLEQHGFAHATKFELIDGVAGLIPPLIALAEATGEARWLALAARAADRMQAAALIDGDGVRWPTPQFSTPIGGFGHGAMGMGWALARLALTGAGTAAQRQQWQALADGAFAFQAALFEDHTGRWRDLHLTADQKVFPTWCHGSVGIGLAAADLYARTGAPTHLRDLRRAVADASGQWGFSHTLCHGDLSTRELLLKAAVVDPQGCPYPQDTAAIEVISSVEEHQGMVGGLTRAAFTPGLMIGLSGAIYGFLRMHPRCRLPSPLLLERTATTAPHAVGARHGADMASA
- a CDS encoding ATP-binding protein — protein: MSEPAAPPSRLDLSSCAREPIHTPGAIQPYGVLLVVHPGTLQVVERAVSLPSMLAAFGDPLDHTVAQVLGGVLAPFLPHLEQMRPGASAFLGGVYLDGHGRHQLLAHRSTTHLLLELESPVHGEPGSLEDLYPALRRFMAAIEKAASTRELCELASVHVRALCGFDRALVYQFDKGFNGTVVAEDRNDVLPSYLDLRFPESDIPAQARELYRRNRVRLIADSDYQPVALQRSAAMAGSAPTDLSLASLRSVSPVHLQYMRNMGTGASMSVSLLNEGRLWGLVSCHSQQPRRVPYHVRTACEFIGQILSLQIALKERALAVEERVARRATLVKLLGRMAGTEDFMAALGRDSASLLALANATGAAIVHRGDCVLLGQAPSQAQVMALVHWMAGSGQGHELLATDHLSQLWPQADAFADVASGLLAVSISQLHDSFLMWFRPEVVRTVRWGGDPRKAPSAGQPLSPRMSFEAWKETVHQRSLPWEPEDRDAALEMRTAIVDIVLRKAEEMAELNEQLLRSNKELEAFSYSVSHDLRAPFRHIVGYSELLGSSAADRLTATEKRFLDTIVESAKSAGTLVDDLLSFSQMGRSAIGRAQVDCATLVEDVRRSLDMEYTGRAITWRMAPLPSVDADPAMLRLVWQNLLSNAVKFTRDQPDAVIEVGHERAGDEDVFFVRDNGCGFDMRYVDKLFGVFQRLHHVEEFEGTGIGLANVHRIIARHGGRTWAEGEVGKGATLHFSLPLFSGEGP
- a CDS encoding DUF6229 family protein, with translation MQMHDDVVSGWLEGADSVDGCDNPAGSLFIHGQQATEAAMTVASAAMVTGGGTMCTTTMSVVDHCLCC
- a CDS encoding PA2169 family four-helix-bundle protein, with the protein product MNTPSTIEHRLNDLIEIARDGKAFYEEAATKVKDAELSALFTRIAGVKARIVTSLSAAVAASGGTPAEHGTLVGSMQQFYGKVRAAFGDTGYGYVAELEESEDRLLGAFKEVLKENDLPPAVRQDVTQWLPEVQECHNVMRARKHAMKAA
- a CDS encoding response regulator, producing MKDLRPILLVEDNPNDAELTLAALARCQLLNDVTHVRDGAEALDYLRCQGRYAEARHGGPVVVLLDLKLPKINGLEVLEAVRRDPQLSSTPIVMLTSSREEQDLVRSYELGVNAFVVKPVDFKEFFTAIQGLGMFWGITNQPPPHRSGTGSGTHHE